One region of Primulina tabacum isolate GXHZ01 chromosome 1, ASM2559414v2, whole genome shotgun sequence genomic DNA includes:
- the LOC142506663 gene encoding uncharacterized protein LOC142506663 has product MCRRYAIEVVDRTFQDVVANKEQFGGKIVLLGGDFMQVLPVIPKAKIEETIDGSFIRSHLFPCMIIILLHENMRAKNDPDFCEFLLKVGTGVEHVDDNGNIKIPSHMITKLCQGAIEMSENKLIENVYQGLYDNDNYLSSTYMIERAILLTKNTYVDALNEKIISLFPGEAIHFLSFDEAIDDTHNSYSEEFLNGLTPNGLPPHRLVLKKHFPIMLLRNLDPSNGMCNAARMVCRAFRCDVIHEEISVGQ; this is encoded by the coding sequence ATGTGCAGACGATACGCAATCGAAGTTGTTGATCGAACTTTTCAAGACGTTGTTGCCAACAAAGAACAGTTTGGTGGAAAAATAGTATTATTAGGAGGGGATTTTATGCAAGTTCTTCCTGTTATTCCTAAAGCAAAAATTGAAGAAACTATCGATGGAAGCTTTATTCGATCGCATTTGTTTCCATGTATGATAATCATTCTTTTACATGAAAACATGCGGGCGAAAAATGATCCTGATTTTTGCGAGTTCTTGCTCAAAGTGGGTACAGGGGTGGAGCATGTCGATGATAATGGGAATATCAAAATCCCATCACATATGATAACTAAATTGTGTCAAGGAGCTATTGAGATGTCAGAAAATAAACTGATTGAAAATGTATACCAAGGGTTATACGATAATGATAACTATCTTTCATCAACTTACATGATCGAGCGAGCAATTCTATTGACGAAAAATACCTATGTCGATGCGTTGAATGAAAAAATTATATCGTTGTTTCCAGGAGAAGCCATACATTTCCTTAGCTTTGATGAAGCAATCGATGACACGCATAATTCATATTCAGAGGAGTTCTTGAATGGTCTAACGCCTAATGGTTTGCCACCTCACCGACTTGTCCTTAAAAAACATTTTCCTATAATGTTGCTTAGAAATTTAGATCCATCTAATGGCATGTGCAATGCCGCTAGAATGGTATGCCGAGCATTTCGTTGTGATGTCATCCATGAAGAGATTTCGGTTGGACAATAG